One segment of Neosynechococcus sphagnicola sy1 DNA contains the following:
- a CDS encoding ABC transporter permease yields the protein MILSLKSEKNWAQAQRYWELLQVLIARQLKVRYRGSLLGVYWSLLNPLLMTGLYTAIFGAAFKSYYGDSVLNYVLAVFTGLVVIKFFLGFHNPSPAKHCRQWGALEQDQYPDQHFSCLDGGG from the coding sequence ATGATACTTTCGCTGAAATCCGAGAAAAATTGGGCACAAGCACAGCGCTATTGGGAGTTACTCCAGGTTTTGATCGCGCGGCAACTGAAAGTTCGCTATCGAGGCTCTTTGCTGGGGGTGTATTGGTCATTGCTCAATCCCCTGTTGATGACGGGACTTTATACCGCCATTTTTGGGGCTGCCTTCAAGTCTTACTATGGTGACTCGGTTCTCAACTATGTCCTTGCCGTCTTTACGGGCTTGGTGGTGATCAAGTTTTTTCTCGGCTTCCACAACCCAAGCCCTGCCAAGCATTGTCGGCAATGGGGGGCTCTTGAACAAGATCAGTATCCCGATCAGCATTTTTCCTGTCTCGATGGTGGGGGCTAA
- a CDS encoding thioredoxin family protein, with protein MARTASMMLELGTPAPDFQLPDVVSGQTISLTTFAGKQALLVMFICEHCPFVKHVEQELARIGQDYQHQPLGIVAISSNSIETHPQDSPEYLKAMAERLGFTFPYCFDEDQSTAKAYSAACTPDYFLFDSKFQLVYRGQLDDSRPGNNLPVDGRDLRTAIDAVLAHQPLPLEQRPSIGCNIKWRPGHEPDYYGVSAVPKN; from the coding sequence ATGGCACGTACTGCCTCAATGATGTTAGAGCTGGGCACCCCGGCTCCAGATTTTCAGTTACCCGATGTTGTTTCCGGGCAAACTATTTCCCTGACTACCTTCGCAGGCAAACAAGCACTCTTGGTGATGTTTATTTGTGAGCACTGCCCCTTCGTCAAGCATGTGGAGCAAGAGTTAGCGCGCATCGGTCAGGATTATCAGCATCAACCCCTGGGAATTGTAGCCATTAGCTCCAACAGTATTGAGACCCATCCCCAAGATAGCCCGGAATACCTGAAGGCAATGGCTGAGCGGCTGGGGTTCACCTTCCCCTATTGCTTCGATGAGGATCAGTCAACCGCCAAGGCTTACAGTGCCGCCTGTACCCCTGATTACTTTTTGTTTGATAGTAAGTTCCAGTTGGTCTATCGGGGGCAATTAGATGATAGCCGTCCGGGCAACAATCTGCCAGTGGATGGTCGAGATCTACGAACGGCCATTGATGCAGTTCTCGCCCACCAGCCCCTGCCCTTAGAGCAACGCCCTAGTATTGGCTGCAATATTAAATGGCGACCCGGCCATGAACCCGATTACTACGGTGTCTCTGCTGTTCCCAAAAACTAA
- a CDS encoding ABC transporter ATP-binding protein, giving the protein MLSFLEGKYRKPARKLILDRVELTVKTGEKIGIVGSNGSGKSTLLKIICGILRPTTGNVQVLGKIAPLIELGAGFDPEMSVNNNIIFNGVLLGFSRSEMLRRSRSILEFSELEDYALVPVKALSSGMVARLGFAIATDVQPDILILDEVLSVGDESFKSKCKQRIEKFWEAHATVLVVSHDLDFIRQSCERVVWLNKGQIEFIGSPDQALDHYLHSVRYYN; this is encoded by the coding sequence GTGCTGTCGTTTTTGGAGGGCAAGTACCGGAAACCAGCAAGAAAATTAATCTTGGATCGGGTCGAGTTGACGGTCAAGACCGGCGAGAAAATCGGCATCGTCGGCTCTAATGGTTCCGGGAAGTCTACCCTCCTCAAGATCATCTGTGGCATTCTCCGGCCGACCACAGGTAATGTTCAGGTATTGGGTAAAATCGCCCCCCTGATTGAGCTGGGGGCTGGCTTTGATCCAGAGATGTCGGTGAACAACAACATTATTTTTAATGGCGTGCTGCTGGGGTTCTCCCGGTCTGAAATGCTCCGGCGATCGCGGTCAATTTTAGAATTTTCTGAACTAGAAGACTATGCTCTCGTACCAGTGAAAGCACTTTCTTCGGGGATGGTGGCGCGGCTCGGGTTTGCGATCGCCACAGATGTACAGCCGGACATTCTAATTTTGGATGAAGTCCTTTCCGTTGGCGATGAAAGCTTTAAAAGTAAGTGTAAACAGCGGATTGAGAAATTTTGGGAAGCCCATGCGACGGTCTTGGTGGTTTCCCACGATCTCGACTTTATCCGCCAGTCCTGTGAACGTGTAGTCTGGTTAAATAAGGGACAAATTGAGTTTATCGGTAGCCCCGATCAAGCGCTGGATCACTATCTACACTCCGTTCGCTACTACAACTAG